Proteins found in one Maridesulfovibrio sp. genomic segment:
- a CDS encoding chorismate mutase — MPEYKKFDRNGASAPRRQSLLDEIKELDARLLSLVSRRNYLMGKAASKRKQKGLPLGDPDMERRIFETWTSEAGNKKFDIKTARRVFEQLNNLAYAAVAKPENRKLSTYILSPPRKPVNVTFDGPGSLLQSKFWIALSAVSGAESRMAPLCVNDQLTELIKAFNQAGAHISWDGDAVESRAGDGIEFEEKLVFAGDDAMTMFLTIAFGLKTVGKFKIAGGPILKQYDSRPLAEVLSPLGARLNTLDLQSHGLPARLECGGRMASSIEISNDIPSEFVAALALAAWTYPQGLTIKFPKNWHGMELLQEVVSVLKKCAVKVSLSDTECRIPATEKISIPEQPKIALEPELCAALLSIPAFSDGKVTINGNWPKSAVADDALQALRTGGVNVSISAESITATKGEAAADASFDFGNANALFPIGLALALNSRSECKLSNIDDEVLFEQGIELLERLGIRYERGEDSLTVIPGRLKWDEAWSAPTPFFGIALGLLAWMRPGISIDNPGDINDLWPRYWTLYNNLPEIDGLKAPEVKTKDESKTRRRIKID; from the coding sequence ATGCCCGAATATAAAAAATTTGACAGAAACGGTGCCTCCGCACCGCGCAGACAGTCCCTGCTCGACGAAATCAAAGAGCTGGACGCACGACTCCTTTCCCTCGTATCCCGCAGAAATTACCTCATGGGTAAAGCTGCTTCCAAACGGAAACAAAAAGGTTTGCCTCTTGGCGACCCGGATATGGAAAGACGAATTTTTGAAACATGGACCTCAGAAGCAGGTAATAAAAAATTTGATATTAAAACTGCCCGTCGCGTATTCGAGCAGTTGAACAACCTAGCATACGCAGCCGTTGCCAAACCGGAAAACCGCAAGCTTTCCACCTACATTCTTTCTCCTCCCCGCAAACCGGTAAACGTCACTTTTGACGGTCCCGGCTCTCTGCTGCAGTCCAAATTCTGGATTGCCCTAAGTGCGGTGTCCGGAGCTGAGAGTAGGATGGCACCCCTGTGCGTCAATGACCAGCTGACTGAACTTATCAAGGCTTTCAACCAGGCTGGCGCGCATATCTCCTGGGACGGTGATGCCGTTGAATCCCGCGCAGGAGACGGCATTGAATTTGAGGAAAAGCTAGTCTTCGCCGGTGACGACGCCATGACTATGTTCCTCACTATTGCTTTCGGACTGAAAACTGTCGGCAAATTCAAAATTGCCGGCGGCCCCATCCTTAAACAATATGATTCAAGACCTCTCGCCGAAGTCCTGTCTCCGCTTGGTGCACGACTGAACACCCTTGATCTTCAGAGTCATGGCCTGCCGGCCAGACTTGAATGCGGCGGACGCATGGCTTCTTCTATTGAAATTTCTAATGATATTCCTTCTGAATTTGTTGCCGCCCTCGCACTTGCAGCATGGACATATCCTCAGGGCCTTACAATTAAATTCCCGAAAAACTGGCACGGAATGGAACTGCTGCAGGAAGTGGTCTCGGTTCTCAAAAAATGCGCTGTTAAAGTTTCGCTTAGCGATACTGAATGCCGCATCCCCGCAACTGAGAAAATTTCCATCCCTGAGCAGCCGAAAATTGCGCTGGAGCCCGAACTTTGTGCCGCGCTGTTATCCATCCCCGCTTTCAGCGACGGGAAGGTTACCATCAACGGAAACTGGCCCAAATCCGCAGTTGCTGACGATGCGCTGCAAGCTCTTAGAACCGGCGGAGTTAATGTTAGTATTTCTGCTGAAAGCATCACCGCGACCAAAGGTGAAGCCGCAGCTGACGCATCTTTCGATTTCGGAAATGCAAACGCTCTCTTCCCTATCGGACTCGCTTTAGCGCTGAATTCGCGCTCCGAATGCAAACTGAGCAACATCGATGATGAAGTGCTCTTTGAACAGGGAATTGAACTGCTCGAACGCCTCGGCATCAGGTATGAACGTGGCGAAGACAGTCTGACTGTCATTCCCGGCAGACTCAAGTGGGATGAAGCATGGTCCGCACCGACCCCCTTCTTCGGTATCGCTCTCGGACTTCTGGCATGGATGCGCCCCGGAATATCCATAGACAACCCCGGCGATATTAATGATCTCTGGCCCCGTTATTGGACTCTCTACAACAATCTGCCTGAAATTGACGGACTCAAAGCCCCTGAGGTTAAGACAAAAGATGAATCAAAAACCAGAAGAAGAATTAAAATCGATTAG
- the mlaD gene encoding outer membrane lipid asymmetry maintenance protein MlaD, translated as MKKYPKETAVGIFVLLGLLFIVYMSVKLGDVRMFADDHYKVTASFNDITGLRVNSPVEMMGVPIGYVSNIDLNLEKQKAVLTFSIENRIQLTDDAIASVKTSGLIGDKYIKITPGGVGDPIEPGGAIIETESAIDIEDLISNYVFGKV; from the coding sequence ATGAAAAAATATCCCAAAGAAACAGCGGTCGGAATTTTCGTCTTACTCGGTCTGCTCTTTATCGTTTATATGAGCGTCAAGCTTGGCGACGTGCGCATGTTTGCCGATGACCACTATAAAGTAACTGCCAGCTTCAACGATATCACAGGCCTGCGGGTCAATTCCCCAGTGGAAATGATGGGGGTTCCCATCGGATATGTGAGTAACATCGACCTTAATCTGGAAAAGCAAAAAGCAGTGCTTACCTTCAGTATTGAAAATCGCATTCAGCTTACCGATGACGCAATCGCATCGGTAAAAACCAGTGGTCTTATCGGGGATAAATATATTAAAATAACCCCCGGCGGAGTGGGTGACCCCATCGAACCGGGCGGAGCGATAATTGAAACCGAGTCAGCAATTGATATTGAAGACTTGATCAGTAACTATGTTTTTGGCAAGGTTTAA
- a CDS encoding HD domain-containing protein — MMKQLANRDKMTRLADFLFEVGMLRKTPRTGYQFLGSGSESVADHSHRVSVLGYVLADMAGADMARTVFMCLFHDLHEARTGDFNYVNSIYNKSDRNQSLRHTLSGTGLEDKIFPHWEELEEGDTLESKLAHDADQLDFILNLKEEKDMGNPYAAKWLESALKRLRTEEGQQLADKIAETDHTDWWFLGPPPSWWENKKSLDEED; from the coding sequence ATGATGAAACAACTCGCAAACCGCGATAAGATGACCAGACTTGCCGATTTTCTTTTTGAAGTAGGCATGCTGCGTAAAACCCCGCGTACCGGTTATCAGTTTCTGGGCAGTGGCTCCGAATCCGTCGCTGACCACTCTCACCGGGTATCGGTTCTAGGCTACGTACTGGCCGATATGGCCGGGGCTGATATGGCCCGCACAGTTTTTATGTGCCTGTTCCATGATCTGCATGAAGCGCGCACCGGCGACTTCAATTACGTAAACAGCATCTACAACAAAAGTGACCGGAATCAGTCATTACGCCATACCTTGAGCGGGACCGGGCTGGAAGATAAAATCTTTCCCCACTGGGAAGAACTGGAAGAAGGCGATACTCTCGAGTCAAAACTGGCTCATGATGCCGACCAGCTCGATTTTATTCTCAATCTCAAGGAAGAAAAGGATATGGGGAATCCTTATGCTGCCAAATGGCTGGAATCGGCTTTAAAGAGACTGCGCACAGAAGAAGGGCAGCAACTCGCCGATAAAATTGCTGAAACTGACCATACAGACTGGTGGTTTCTTGGGCCTCCGCCCAGCTGGTGGGAAAATAAAAAAAGTCTGGACGAAGAAGACTGA
- a CDS encoding SurA N-terminal domain-containing protein, protein MMDILRQSAQSWGIKIAFGIIIAVFIFAFGAGGFNGNTDPVIAYVNDQPVPTQEFMQVYRETAEAMRAQNPNMDSEQFQSPEFKKAVFDQMVSQKLLDAAARKLGISVSNNELSYSIRQIPGFNDDNGKFDMDRYQAFLQSRHMSAATFEDDIRNSALIRKLQEYITLPVKPSETEARKLFDTASEKVQIDYYYISGADFIKNTKISEKEIEDFYKANPDKFTIPARSVIKYLSFTPEALAINETVSPEEIKAYYDANKNDFQQESEVNARHILIAVDKDASEKDVAAAEKKIKKILAKAKSGQDFAKLAKKYSEGPSSTKGGELGWFSRGSMVKPFEEAAFALKKGEISEPVRTRFGWHLIKVEDVHEAGQKELDQVKDDISNIIAEEKAADSITDKLDHAIDMLASGMKLDKISEDLGIAVQESQKATVKNLAQAFGMTESAAQTIISLASGTSTDMPVAVDGGYILVEKEKDIPPSLSPLKDQKQDIESFLSQQRAMQAAKAKAMVIMSQLTNEKTVAGTLKTIKKDLKTSEPFGRNGFVPNLGMNPKLAQAAFVAKKDQWLSDVFELPGGFIVARLDERIPPKDDAWKAQKDRFIDAIYQQRGNEVFNAFLTSLRSKAQIEYVRKDILN, encoded by the coding sequence ATGATGGACATTCTGCGCCAAAGTGCCCAAAGCTGGGGCATCAAAATAGCGTTCGGTATCATTATCGCAGTTTTTATTTTTGCCTTCGGCGCTGGCGGATTCAACGGCAACACCGACCCGGTAATCGCCTATGTTAATGATCAGCCGGTTCCCACTCAGGAATTCATGCAGGTTTACCGCGAAACAGCCGAAGCTATGCGGGCCCAGAATCCCAATATGGATTCAGAACAATTTCAGTCTCCTGAGTTCAAAAAAGCAGTGTTCGACCAGATGGTCAGCCAGAAACTTCTTGATGCAGCAGCCAGGAAGCTCGGTATCTCCGTTTCCAACAACGAGCTGTCATACAGCATCAGACAAATTCCAGGCTTTAATGACGATAACGGTAAATTCGACATGGACCGCTATCAGGCATTCCTGCAGAGCAGGCACATGTCCGCAGCCACTTTTGAAGATGATATTCGCAACAGTGCGCTTATCCGCAAACTGCAGGAATACATAACCCTGCCGGTTAAGCCTTCAGAAACTGAGGCTCGCAAACTTTTCGATACCGCATCTGAAAAAGTCCAAATTGACTACTACTATATTTCAGGTGCTGATTTCATCAAGAATACTAAGATCAGCGAGAAGGAAATAGAGGATTTTTATAAGGCCAATCCTGATAAATTCACTATCCCTGCACGTTCTGTGATCAAATACCTTTCCTTCACACCTGAAGCCCTTGCCATCAACGAGACTGTAAGCCCTGAAGAAATTAAAGCTTACTATGATGCTAACAAAAACGATTTTCAGCAGGAAAGCGAAGTCAATGCCCGTCACATACTGATCGCAGTAGATAAAGACGCATCGGAAAAAGATGTTGCTGCGGCTGAAAAGAAAATCAAAAAGATTTTGGCCAAAGCTAAATCCGGTCAGGATTTCGCCAAACTTGCTAAGAAATATTCCGAAGGTCCCAGCAGCACTAAAGGCGGAGAACTGGGCTGGTTCAGTCGCGGATCTATGGTCAAGCCTTTTGAAGAAGCTGCTTTCGCGCTCAAAAAAGGCGAAATCAGCGAACCTGTCCGCACCCGCTTCGGCTGGCACTTAATCAAAGTTGAAGATGTGCATGAAGCAGGTCAGAAAGAATTAGATCAGGTTAAAGATGATATCAGCAACATTATCGCTGAAGAAAAAGCTGCCGATTCCATCACCGACAAGCTCGATCATGCAATTGACATGCTTGCTTCCGGTATGAAGCTGGACAAGATATCCGAAGATCTGGGTATCGCTGTTCAAGAAAGCCAAAAAGCCACTGTTAAAAATCTTGCTCAGGCATTCGGCATGACAGAAAGTGCAGCCCAGACCATTATCAGTCTGGCATCAGGTACTTCAACCGATATGCCTGTTGCTGTCGACGGCGGTTACATTCTTGTGGAGAAAGAAAAAGATATTCCGCCGTCCTTGAGTCCGCTCAAAGACCAGAAGCAGGATATCGAGAGCTTCCTTTCACAGCAGCGGGCTATGCAGGCGGCTAAAGCCAAAGCCATGGTCATTATGAGCCAGCTGACAAACGAAAAGACTGTCGCCGGCACCCTGAAAACTATCAAAAAAGACCTTAAAACTTCTGAGCCATTCGGCCGTAACGGCTTTGTACCCAATCTGGGAATGAATCCGAAGCTGGCTCAGGCTGCTTTTGTAGCGAAAAAAGATCAGTGGCTGTCTGACGTATTTGAACTGCCCGGCGGATTTATCGTAGCCCGTTTAGACGAGCGTATTCCGCCCAAGGATGATGCATGGAAAGCACAGAAAGACAGATTTATAGATGCTATTTATCAACAGCGCGGTAATGAAGTATTCAACGCCTTCCTCACCAGCCTGCGATCCAAAGCACAGATCGAGTACGTTCGCAAAGATATCCTGAATTAA
- a CDS encoding ATP-binding cassette domain-containing protein, with translation MNTKAPDIKIKDLTIGYDGSPVVSDINATLPGGGISVILGRSGCGKSTLLKNILKLNEPMGGAVFLGRHNIYELKRKAFRCLKQRIGVLFQDGALLGALNLFDNVALPLREHTRLKQSEIHEVVKAKLKLVGLEDYMDYFPNELSGGMRKRAGLARAMVMDPDILFCDEPTSGLDPINSAELDELLLELKDRFDMTIVVVSHDLASMETIADYVVVLGEGSTLFKGQKKDLLATDDPYLRQFLDREGEKRENPRLTMAPLDPAVMKMNCAKYIGDLNSN, from the coding sequence ATGAATACAAAGGCACCGGATATTAAAATCAAAGACCTGACCATCGGCTATGACGGATCACCGGTGGTTTCAGATATCAACGCTACCCTTCCCGGCGGTGGTATTTCAGTTATCCTCGGGCGTTCCGGGTGCGGGAAGTCTACCCTGCTTAAAAATATTCTTAAGCTGAACGAACCTATGGGTGGAGCCGTCTTTCTCGGAAGACACAATATTTACGAGCTTAAACGTAAAGCCTTCCGCTGCCTGAAGCAGCGCATAGGAGTGCTTTTTCAGGACGGGGCCCTGCTGGGCGCCTTAAACCTGTTTGATAACGTAGCCCTGCCTTTGCGGGAACATACACGTCTCAAGCAGTCGGAAATACACGAAGTAGTTAAGGCAAAGCTCAAACTGGTCGGTCTGGAAGATTACATGGATTACTTTCCGAATGAGCTTTCAGGTGGTATGCGCAAAAGGGCAGGACTGGCTCGGGCCATGGTTATGGACCCGGACATTCTTTTTTGCGACGAGCCTACTTCCGGCCTTGATCCTATCAATTCTGCGGAATTGGATGAACTGCTGCTGGAACTTAAAGATCGGTTCGACATGACCATCGTCGTGGTCAGCCATGATCTGGCCAGCATGGAAACCATAGCTGACTACGTTGTGGTTCTAGGAGAGGGAAGCACTCTCTTTAAAGGACAAAAAAAGGATCTACTGGCTACTGATGATCCTTATCTAAGGCAATTTCTGGATCGTGAAGGCGAGAAACGGGAAAATCCCCGTTTGACCATGGCCCCGCTCGATCCTGCGGTAATGAAAATGAATTGTGCCAAATACATTGGCGATTTGAACAGCAATTAA
- the argJ gene encoding bifunctional glutamate N-acetyltransferase/amino-acid acetyltransferase ArgJ, whose product MLKTPKGYKFTALEGGFKYSGRDDLALILSDVPAVAAAVFTKNKFQAAPVTVGKEILAESHLVRGAMINAGLANACTGAEGIEDCKESLILAAKYLSISERDLLPASTGVIGPRFNMDRWREVAPKFKKALTENDPVKAAKAIMTTDKFPKLAWGEIECNGQSVRMLGMCKGAGMISPDMATMLGFVTCDAEVDPIWWQDALRRCINKSFNCITVDGDTSTNDTVMAFANGASGVKADDDATKKSLEDLLLDICQQLSYMIVQDAEGGTKVMHIKVTGAASDKDAELMIRAVGNSPLVKTALFGEDPNWGRIVAAAGRSGADFDPEKLTLSFGKIVVFENGKPVEGDMDALLEPLMRKQDVEVNITLGDGEGSSLLQASDLTREYININADYRS is encoded by the coding sequence ATGCTTAAAACTCCTAAAGGATACAAATTCACAGCCCTTGAAGGCGGATTCAAATACAGTGGCCGTGACGATTTAGCCTTAATTCTCAGCGATGTTCCTGCTGTTGCGGCTGCCGTTTTCACAAAAAATAAATTTCAAGCCGCCCCGGTTACAGTGGGCAAAGAAATCCTGGCTGAATCGCACCTTGTTCGCGGAGCCATGATCAATGCAGGACTGGCCAATGCCTGCACTGGAGCTGAAGGAATTGAGGACTGCAAGGAAAGCCTTATTCTAGCAGCCAAGTATCTCAGCATCAGTGAACGGGACCTTCTTCCCGCCTCTACAGGTGTTATCGGTCCACGCTTTAATATGGACAGATGGCGCGAAGTCGCCCCTAAATTCAAAAAAGCTCTGACTGAAAATGATCCCGTCAAAGCCGCAAAAGCCATTATGACCACAGACAAATTCCCTAAACTGGCTTGGGGCGAAATTGAATGTAACGGTCAGTCGGTCCGCATGCTCGGGATGTGCAAAGGAGCGGGCATGATCTCCCCTGATATGGCTACAATGCTCGGATTCGTCACCTGCGATGCCGAGGTCGATCCCATTTGGTGGCAGGATGCCTTACGCCGCTGCATTAATAAGAGCTTCAACTGCATCACTGTGGACGGAGATACCAGCACCAATGATACGGTTATGGCTTTTGCCAACGGAGCTTCCGGAGTAAAGGCAGACGACGATGCAACCAAGAAATCTTTAGAAGACCTGCTTCTTGATATCTGCCAGCAGCTTTCATACATGATTGTGCAGGATGCCGAAGGTGGCACCAAGGTAATGCACATAAAAGTTACAGGTGCAGCTTCCGACAAGGATGCTGAACTCATGATCCGGGCTGTAGGTAATTCACCTCTGGTTAAAACCGCCCTATTCGGTGAAGACCCGAACTGGGGCCGGATCGTCGCCGCAGCTGGACGAAGTGGAGCGGATTTCGATCCTGAAAAGCTGACTTTAAGTTTCGGAAAAATAGTGGTTTTTGAAAATGGCAAACCGGTGGAAGGCGATATGGATGCGCTGCTGGAACCGTTAATGCGCAAACAGGATGTTGAGGTGAACATAACTCTTGGTGACGGTGAAGGATCATCCCTGTTGCAGGCTTCGGATCTTACCCGCGAGTACATCAATATCAATGCGGATTATAGATCATAA
- a CDS encoding aconitate hydratase, translated as MGLNITEKIISAHLLSGEMEPGTEVGLRIDQTLTQDATGTMAYLQFEAMGIDKVQTELSVSYVDHNTLQMGFRNPDDHQYLRTVAAKHGVVFSPAGTGICHQLHLENFAKPGKTLIGSDSHTPTAGGLGMLAMGAGGLSVALAMAGQPYSIPMPQVVKVELTGALTGWASAKDIILKLLQIKTVKGGVGKVFEFAGEGVKTLSVPERAVITNMGAELGATTSIFPSDDNTKTFLKAMGREEDWSELIADADATYAEVVEINLSELEPMVAQPHMPDRVVTVKSLAGLKVNQSAIGSCTNSSYSDLKTTAQILQGQQLPQGVDLMISPGSKQVLKMLASDGLIANFLDSGARLLECTCGPCIGMGGSPTSAGVSVRTFNRNFEGRSGTQDAQVYLASPQTAAKLALAGEFTDPATWGTPPAKIDFPDEVPSIRHLFIFPPENGAEVEIVRGPNIVPLETFSALPDQISSEIRLKVEDDITTDHILPAGAQITALRSNIPAISEYIFSRVDEGFVGRMKAAESGIILGGENYGQGSSREHAALGPRHLGVVAVITKSLARIHRANLINFGILPLVLSEKSDYDKLSEGSKLTIDTTSITPGGETVVTADGIEIKVKNDLSTKELDIIKAGGLLNYVGKQL; from the coding sequence ATGGGTTTAAACATTACTGAAAAGATCATATCTGCTCATCTGTTAAGTGGAGAAATGGAGCCGGGCACAGAAGTCGGGCTACGAATTGATCAGACACTTACTCAGGATGCCACCGGTACGATGGCTTATCTGCAATTTGAAGCCATGGGCATTGACAAGGTGCAGACAGAACTTTCTGTAAGCTATGTCGACCACAACACCTTGCAGATGGGTTTTCGCAACCCTGATGACCACCAGTACCTGCGCACCGTCGCAGCCAAACATGGTGTAGTGTTCTCTCCCGCAGGAACCGGAATCTGTCACCAGCTGCATCTGGAGAACTTCGCTAAACCCGGTAAAACCCTGATCGGTTCCGACAGTCACACCCCCACCGCCGGTGGACTCGGCATGCTTGCCATGGGTGCGGGCGGACTTTCAGTTGCCCTGGCTATGGCAGGTCAGCCTTACTCAATCCCCATGCCGCAAGTAGTTAAGGTCGAGCTGACCGGAGCACTCACAGGCTGGGCTTCCGCGAAGGACATCATCCTTAAGCTGTTGCAGATCAAGACAGTTAAAGGCGGCGTAGGTAAAGTCTTTGAATTTGCGGGCGAAGGTGTAAAAACTCTCTCCGTACCTGAACGAGCTGTTATCACTAATATGGGTGCGGAACTGGGTGCGACCACTTCCATCTTCCCCAGTGATGACAACACCAAAACTTTCCTCAAGGCCATGGGCCGCGAAGAAGATTGGTCCGAACTGATTGCCGACGCAGACGCAACATACGCCGAAGTTGTCGAAATCAACCTTTCCGAACTTGAACCCATGGTAGCACAGCCGCATATGCCCGACCGGGTTGTTACTGTTAAGTCCCTTGCCGGACTGAAGGTCAACCAGTCCGCCATCGGCTCATGCACAAACTCTTCTTACTCCGACCTGAAGACAACAGCGCAGATCCTGCAGGGTCAGCAGTTGCCGCAAGGAGTGGACCTGATGATCTCCCCCGGCTCAAAGCAGGTTCTGAAAATGCTTGCTTCCGATGGGCTGATCGCCAACTTCCTCGATTCCGGCGCCAGACTGCTGGAATGCACCTGTGGTCCCTGTATCGGAATGGGCGGTTCTCCGACATCAGCAGGAGTCAGCGTACGTACCTTCAACCGTAACTTTGAAGGCCGCAGCGGAACTCAGGATGCGCAGGTATACCTCGCAAGTCCGCAGACTGCTGCCAAGCTTGCTCTTGCCGGTGAATTTACCGATCCCGCAACATGGGGTACTCCTCCGGCCAAAATCGATTTCCCGGATGAAGTTCCTTCCATCCGCCACCTGTTCATCTTCCCGCCTGAAAACGGTGCTGAAGTTGAAATCGTGCGCGGACCGAATATTGTTCCCCTTGAAACCTTCTCCGCCCTTCCGGATCAGATTTCCTCGGAAATCCGTCTGAAAGTCGAAGATGACATTACCACCGACCACATTCTGCCCGCAGGAGCCCAGATTACTGCTCTACGCTCTAACATCCCGGCCATCAGTGAGTATATCTTCAGCCGCGTTGATGAAGGATTTGTCGGTCGCATGAAGGCCGCCGAGAGCGGAATCATTCTTGGCGGAGAAAACTACGGTCAGGGTTCCAGTCGCGAGCATGCAGCCCTCGGCCCCCGTCATCTAGGGGTTGTAGCAGTTATTACCAAATCTCTTGCTCGTATTCACAGGGCAAATCTTATCAATTTTGGTATTCTACCCCTTGTACTCTCTGAAAAGAGTGATTACGACAAACTATCTGAAGGTAGTAAATTGACCATCGATACCACCAGCATAACCCCGGGCGGCGAAACCGTGGTCACTGCTGACGGCATCGAAATCAAGGTCAAAAACGATCTTTCAACGAAAGAACTGGATATTATTAAAGCCGGTGGACTGCTGAACTACGTCGGCAAACAATTGTAA
- a CDS encoding ABC transporter substrate-binding protein has translation MKRTLSIFIVFLLLCSFTGTCFAAAENSPMIRLRAGIQGVIEILNNPQYKGHPDKRNEQIAQIRETIKDFFDFEELSKRSVGRAWLQFSPEEKTRFISLFTKLLEQTYLARIEDYSGEKVAFDKESIIKGKYAQVETRLLTDKQDIPVFYRMKLKNGEWNVYDVKIEGVSLVKNYRTQFNGILDTTNDKTFDKSKKDLFDRLEKKCKELNTPKAATEDGQK, from the coding sequence ATGAAAAGAACATTATCAATATTCATCGTCTTTCTGCTTCTTTGCAGCTTCACCGGGACATGCTTCGCAGCAGCCGAAAATTCTCCCATGATTCGTCTGCGGGCAGGCATTCAGGGTGTTATCGAAATCCTTAACAATCCTCAGTACAAAGGACACCCGGACAAGCGAAATGAACAAATCGCCCAAATACGCGAAACCATAAAAGACTTTTTCGATTTTGAAGAGCTCTCCAAACGTTCCGTGGGACGGGCTTGGCTCCAATTTTCTCCTGAAGAAAAAACACGTTTTATATCTCTTTTCACCAAACTTCTGGAACAGACCTATCTTGCCAGGATCGAAGATTATTCCGGTGAGAAAGTCGCATTTGACAAAGAGAGTATTATTAAGGGAAAATACGCTCAAGTTGAGACACGCTTACTTACCGATAAGCAGGACATCCCGGTTTTTTACCGCATGAAGCTCAAAAACGGTGAATGGAATGTTTATGATGTTAAAATTGAGGGCGTAAGCCTTGTTAAGAACTACCGGACTCAGTTTAACGGTATTCTTGACACTACCAATGACAAGACTTTCGATAAAAGTAAAAAAGACCTCTTTGACCGTCTTGAGAAAAAATGCAAAGAGCTTAACACCCCCAAAGCCGCGACCGAAGACGGCCAAAAATAA
- a CDS encoding ABC transporter permease, whose product MPQTENKILMPFSMLGNCCMNLLAETGAMFIFLLDAVAHIFSSLGIITKTVKELYFIGVKSITVISLIGLFTGMVIALQTYYALAKFGSEGFLGAAVALSLVRELGPVLTAIMLTGRAGSSMTAEIGVMRISEQIDALELMDINPMNYLVSPKLLASIISFPILTAFFDLIGIAGGYLTGVALLGGNSGVYWHRVQTSLGWEDISAGFSKSIVFAVLVCTVCCFQGYFTHHRKDGKGPEGVSQATTTAVVMSCVLVLMADYVMTSLLF is encoded by the coding sequence ATGCCTCAAACTGAAAATAAAATACTCATGCCGTTCAGCATGCTGGGTAATTGCTGCATGAATCTCCTCGCCGAAACCGGGGCCATGTTCATTTTCCTGCTGGATGCCGTTGCTCATATATTCAGTTCACTGGGCATCATAACTAAAACGGTCAAGGAACTTTACTTCATCGGAGTCAAGTCCATAACCGTTATATCCTTGATCGGACTTTTTACCGGCATGGTAATAGCTCTGCAAACCTATTACGCGCTGGCAAAATTCGGATCAGAAGGCTTTTTAGGTGCTGCGGTGGCCCTTTCACTGGTCCGGGAATTAGGACCTGTGCTCACTGCGATTATGCTTACCGGACGAGCAGGCTCTTCCATGACTGCGGAAATCGGGGTCATGCGTATCTCTGAGCAGATAGACGCTCTGGAACTCATGGATATAAACCCCATGAACTATCTGGTAAGTCCTAAACTTCTGGCCTCGATCATCTCCTTTCCCATCCTGACCGCTTTTTTCGACCTGATCGGTATCGCAGGCGGTTACCTGACCGGGGTTGCCCTGCTCGGAGGAAACTCCGGGGTGTACTGGCACCGAGTGCAAACCTCTCTTGGCTGGGAAGATATTTCAGCAGGCTTCAGTAAATCCATCGTATTTGCTGTACTGGTCTGCACGGTGTGCTGTTTTCAGGGGTATTTTACTCACCACCGTAAAGACGGCAAAGGTCCCGAAGGCGTTAGCCAGGCAACGACAACCGCAGTAGTTATGTCCTGTGTGCTGGTCTTAATGGCCGACTATGTCATGACTTCTCTGCTCTTCTAG